The region GCACCCCGGCAAGACCGGGTGCTGCCTGCTGATCGGTCTTGTCCCAGCGGAAGCTGGCGTTCATCGAGCCGCCGCGTCCCGGTTCATCGGGTGTGCGGGGAATGCCGATCAGGTTGAGATTATATTTGACCGCCGGAATGCCGGCCGCCGCGGTATCTTCGATCAGCTTGCAGACGGCGTCGATCTGCCTGTCGCGCTCCGGGCCGGCGAGCAATATATCCGGATAGGACGCTTTCTCGATCGGCTGCGAGGGCAGCGGCAGCTGGATCATGTCGAGGATCAGGCCGAAACTTTCGACCTTGTCGCGATGGCGCTCGAGGTCGGAAAGCGTCCAGCTGCTCGGTTCTCCCGGCGGGTCGGCATTGATATGCTTCACACCCAGTTGCGCGAAGATGCGATAATCGTCGTCGTCCCGCGCGGCGACCTGTGTTCCCAGATACATTTGAGTCTCTTTCGAAATTACACAATGTCATATGACATAATATGAATTTTGAAGAGAGTCGAGCCCTATTGCTGCTCGGCGAGCATCCGGTAGCGGCGTTGGCTCGCCATCATATGGGCGCGCATCGCCTGGCGGGCGCGATCCGGATCCTGATCGGCGATGGCCGAGAGGATTTCGACGTGTTCGGCATAGACCTTTTGCAGATAGTCGCGGTCATTGGCCTCGGGCAGCGTCGGAAACTGGCCGCGGGGAATTGATTTGGGGCCGAATTGGCGCAGGACATCGACGTAGAATCGGTTGTTGGTGGCGGCGGCAATCGCCATGTGGAAGGCATAATCGGCCTCGACCGTTTGTTGCCCCGTTTCAATCAGGTTCGCCATGCGGCGGTTGGCCTCACGGATGGCGGCTTCCTGCTCGGCGGTGCGGCGATAGGCGGCAATCGCCGCGGCTTCCCCCTCGGCCGCCATGCGAAACTCCAGCAATTCAAGGGTTTCGGGGATGCTTTTGATTTCCACCGGCGTCAATGGCAGCACCGATTGAGATTTCGGATCCGCGACAAACACCCCTTTGCCCTGGATCGGCTTGACGAAGCCGGCCGACCTGAGGTCGGCGATCGCCTCGCGCACCACGGTGCGGCTGACGCCGAAGGTTGCTTCAAGCTGCGGCTCGGTCGGCAGCTGGTCGCCGACGCGCAGCATCCCCGTCTCGATCTGCGCCCGCAGCTGATCGATGACCTGCTGCGCCAGTCTTTCTCGCCCACGGCTGAGTGTCGTCATTTTTCTGTTCCCCAATCCCTTTGCACTCAAGTCTCCCGCTCGGGCCTTGTCAATCGTATCGGACTTCGATAGATCATAATACGACATACGGGCGACATAATATGTCTTCTATAGTAATTCATGGAGGAGTGACAATGAAGCATTTTTCTAAAGGCCTGTTCGTTGGCGCCGTTTTCGGCGCGCTGACGATGGCTGCCCCGCAGCTGCAGGCTGCCACGCCGCAAGACCAGCTGGTGATCGGGACGTCGCTGGCCCAGGTTCTGTCCCTCGATCCGCAGCAGGCGACCGAGGGCAAAGCCGTTGAGATCATGTCGAATCTTTACGACCGGCTGGTCGCCAGCACGGCGGACGGAAAGATCCTTCCGCAGCTGGCGGAAAGCTGGAAGGTTGACGACAAGGGCATCACCTTTACGCTGCGCAAGGCCAATTTCGCCTCCGGCAACCCGGTCACCTCGAAGGACGTCGTCTATTCGCTGGGGCGGCTCTTGAAGATGGATCAGGCCGCAGCCGCCAACCTGAAGCGCGTCGGCTACGACAAGAACAATGTCGACAAGCTCGTCAAGGCGGTCGACGACCAGACGGTGCGTATCGATCTTTCCGACCAGGTGACGGCGGAGCTTCTGCTCTACCGGCTGACGACGACCACCACCAGCGTGGTCGACAGCGTCGAGGTCGAAAGCCACGCCGTCGACAACGACTATGGCAATGCCTGGATGCGAACGCATTCGGCCGGTTCCGGTCCATTCACCCTCAACCGCTGGTCTCCGAACGAGTTGGTCATTCTCGACGCCAACAAGGGTTATGTCGACGGCGCTCCGAAGATGCGCCGCGTCATCGTCCGCCATGTGCCGGAAAGCCAGGTCGAGCGGCTGATGCTGGAGCGCGGCGATATCGATATTGCCAGTGCGCTGACGGCCTCCGATCTCGCGACATTCCAGGCCAAGCAGGGCTTCGCCATCCAGCGCATTCCGACAGGCGGCTTCTACGTGCTGTCGATGAATGCCGGCAACCAATACCTCTCCAACTCCAAGGTCCGCGAGGCGATTGCCTACGGCATCGACTACAAGGGTATCGAGAAGACGATCATGGGGCCGTACGGACGGGCGAGAACCGTGCCCGTGCCGGAGAATTTCGAATATGCGATCCCGAGCCCGGATTGGCAGCTCAACGTAGAGAAGTCCAAGCAACTGCTGGCAGAGGCGGGTTATAAGGACGGCTTCTCGCTGACGCTGAAGACCATCGCCCAGACACCGCGTATCGATCTTGCCACCGCCATCCAGGCTTCCCTTGCCCAGGTCGGCATCAAGATCGACATCCAGCAGGGCAACGGTTCCGAAATCATCGCCGCCCATCGCGCCCGGGATTTCGATCTGCTGATCCCGCAGACCAGCGCCTATATGCCGAATGTGCTCGGCTCGATGGAGCAGTTTTCCTCCAATCCCGACAACTCGAAAGAGGCCAACAATGCCGGGAATTTCGTCTGGCGCTCGGCCTGGGATATTCCCGAGCTGACGGCGCTGACGGCGAAGGCATCGATGGAGCCGGACGCCAAAAAGCGTGGCGAACTCTACGTGCAGATGCAGAAGATGTTCGTCGAACAGAAGCCTGCCGTGCTGCCGATGTTCGAGCGCTTTGAGCCGATCGTCCTGACCGGCAAGGTCCAGGGATATGTCGGACATCCGTCTCAAATGACGCGTCTCGAGAACGTGACCAAGGTCG is a window of Rhizobium sp. N324 DNA encoding:
- a CDS encoding FadR/GntR family transcriptional regulator; translation: MTTLSRGRERLAQQVIDQLRAQIETGMLRVGDQLPTEPQLEATFGVSRTVVREAIADLRSAGFVKPIQGKGVFVADPKSQSVLPLTPVEIKSIPETLELLEFRMAAEGEAAAIAAYRRTAEQEAAIREANRRMANLIETGQQTVEADYAFHMAIAAATNNRFYVDVLRQFGPKSIPRGQFPTLPEANDRDYLQKVYAEHVEILSAIADQDPDRARQAMRAHMMASQRRYRMLAEQQ
- a CDS encoding ABC transporter substrate-binding protein: MKHFSKGLFVGAVFGALTMAAPQLQAATPQDQLVIGTSLAQVLSLDPQQATEGKAVEIMSNLYDRLVASTADGKILPQLAESWKVDDKGITFTLRKANFASGNPVTSKDVVYSLGRLLKMDQAAAANLKRVGYDKNNVDKLVKAVDDQTVRIDLSDQVTAELLLYRLTTTTTSVVDSVEVESHAVDNDYGNAWMRTHSAGSGPFTLNRWSPNELVILDANKGYVDGAPKMRRVIVRHVPESQVERLMLERGDIDIASALTASDLATFQAKQGFAIQRIPTGGFYVLSMNAGNQYLSNSKVREAIAYGIDYKGIEKTIMGPYGRARTVPVPENFEYAIPSPDWQLNVEKSKQLLAEAGYKDGFSLTLKTIAQTPRIDLATAIQASLAQVGIKIDIQQGNGSEIIAAHRARDFDLLIPQTSAYMPNVLGSMEQFSSNPDNSKEANNAGNFVWRSAWDIPELTALTAKASMEPDAKKRGELYVQMQKMFVEQKPAVLPMFERFEPIVLTGKVQGYVGHPSQMTRLENVTKVETQ